The Numida meleagris isolate 19003 breed g44 Domestic line chromosome 27, NumMel1.0, whole genome shotgun sequence sequence CTCCGGCGgtcccttcctttccccaggaGCAGAACCCCGGGGTCGCGCCCCCCAGGACAGGGGGGTCCCGCACCGTGCACCGGGCGCCCCAGATGCTCCCACCCAAGGAGGGGGCGGTCCGGTCCCCGCCCACCCCCGGTACCGGACGGCGGCGGCGTCTGCTTCccgtggggtgggggggacaGAGCAGCCCGGTGCTCGGACCGGGACACCCCTATAGCTCCCGGCCCCACTCACCAACTCAGCGCTACGCCCGACGTTCCTTTTGGGGCCGCTCCCCCGCTCCGCTTTTATGGCCCCGGGTCCCGCCCCGTGCGCATGTGACCGAGTCCCACCCTACCGGGGGCGGCCCGGGAGCAGCGACCGACGGCGCAGACCTTTCCCCCCGGAACGGGCACTTCCCCGCCTTGCACGGCTCTCCccgtgcccccctcccccccagaaATTCCCACGGCTTTCAGACGCTCCCCACCCTCCCCCGCTGCCCCCCGACGTGGGGATGTCCGGGGCAAAGCCCTGCGCGCACCGTGGGAAGCGGCAACGGTGATAACGGGGCCGAAGTCCGCTGCCACCCGACGGCGGGGCACAGTCCGGGGGCACCCGGCCGCCTCCTGCACCCAGACGGAGCCACCCCCGGTGCTCCGtgcccccctccctccccccagctCAGTGTGAGGCGCAGAGTAATGGGCTGGGGGTTGAGTTGTTTTGTATCTCGCTCTTCCACGTACTCCAAAAGCTGCTAAGGCACGAAATCCTGACGCCACCCGGGCTCGGGGACGCGGGCAAGGCGGGCGTTATCCACGTGCCACCGTCCCCTGCTGGCATCAGGGGTCCCAGGCCGGGCCACCGAGTCCGTCCTCCTGCCGCTGGCCCCATGGGGGTTGGCTTTCCTCCGTGCAGTCGCCAAGCACAGTGCTCTCCCCATGTCCCACGCACACGCACCCGTTCCACTTGGCCATCTCGATGGGGCAGTCCTCCGGGTACTCCACGAGGACGGGGGCGAAGGGTCCCACGATCCAGGGCAGGGGCGCGTGCTGCCCCACGTACTCCAGGAGCTCGTCGATGCTCAGCTGCGCTTGCAGCACGCGCTGCcggctctgctccagcaccatgCCCGACAGGTCGTGGAAAGAGCGGGCGCGCGCCAGGGAGGCGTGCAATCCCTCCACGCCGTGCCGCACGTGCCCCACCGTGTCCCGCACGCCGCTCGGCAGCCCGCGGACGGGGAGGTGGGCGCAGGCGGCTCGCAGCTGCCCCAGGAGCCCTCGCAGCATGGCCATGGTCCGGGCCTCCACCTGGAAAGCAGCGAGCGGGCAGCACCGCAGGCACAGCCCTGACCCTATGCTTTGCACCCCGCTGCGGCGCggcccctccctccccccccgtACTTGGTTGTCCTCCATGGGCGCATCGTCCTGCAGGCTCCACTCCAGCCACATGCGGTGCAGGTGCTGCCGGGCGCCTTGCAACGAGCCGTCCACGCCGCGCCGGCCCTGCTCGATCTAAAGGATGGAGAGCAGCGGGAGTGCACCGCCGCGGTCCGGGTGGGCGCGGGGATGtggggagggctgcagcctcaccagctCGATGATGCGGTGCAGGCGGTTGAGGGCTTGCTGAGCGCTGTGCCGGGCCCACTGCAGCTCGCCCAGGGAGCGCCGCAGGGCACGGTGCCGCAGCTTGGCCGAGAGCGAGCCCACGCGCACCATGCAGCtctgccgccgccgccgctgctcCCTCGGTGTCACCTCGGTGCCATCCGCTGCGGGGTGACGGGGTGAGAGCCGCCCCGGGAGCGGAGCATCCCGCCGGGATGTGCCCTGAGCTCTGCGCCCTGGAGCGGGGTGCTTGACCTCCAGTCATGGGGAGGTGTCCCCTAAACCCTTGCGGTCACCTCTGAGGTGACACAgtgccagctctgcccaccACTTCCCCGTGCTGAGCTATAAATACCCGGCTGGCGGCACGGGGCTATatttgctctctgctttccaggTGAGAGTTCACCCGCTGCTGCTCCGTGTTTCCCCGTGCAGGGAACATCCTCTGGGCCACGGTggctcagcgctgccctggcagaggggagggggctgctctgcagatggGACTCACAGCACCCACGCCCCCATCGTGGCCCCCAGCACCCATGGCACCAGAGCAATGCTGAGCCCTGGGGATGGGGTTTGATCCCAACGAGGGTTGACACCCCTTAAAGTAGGAGAAGGCTCAGCACTCACCCGGCTCCTCATCCATCCCGGGCAGGTAATGCTCCACCAGCTCCTCCGATTTCTCCAGCACCGTGCCGGTCCCGCTTGCCAGCAGCTGACCCAGACGGGTGCCCGCCACGGTGCCGAcgctgcagctcagcacccgCCGTGTCCTCTCCACGCCGCCCCACACCGCCCCATAGGCCATGCCCACCGCGCCGCTCACCGCTTCCCGCACGCCCACCATCGTGCACGACAACAACTCCCTGGTCCCTGCCACCACCTGGAGGGCGCAGAACAGGGGAGTTCATCCCAGCAGCGCACGCAAGGCCGGCCTGCCCCATAGGGACATTACCTTCTCGGCgggctgctgcaggatgggcagcttctcctccagcttATCCAGCCCTTTGCACGCGTACTCATTGGCAGTGGATACTAcaaacccccccaaaaaaaatcAGGTGTGTAACCCCAGACCACCCCCCAGCCCCGGACCCACAGGCTGCCCCACTCACTCTGNNNNNNNNNNNNNNNNNNNNNNNNNNNNNNNNNNNNNNNNNNNNNNNNNNNNNNNNNNNNNNNNNNNNNNNNNNNNNNNNNNNNNNNNNNNNNNNNNNNNNNNNNNNNNNNNNNNNNNNNNNNNNNNNNNNNNNNNNNNNNNNNNNNNNNNNNNNNNNNNNNNNNNNNNNNNNNNNNNNNNNNNNNNNNNNNNNNNNNNNNNNNNNNNNNNNNNNNNNNNNNNNNNNNNNNNNNNNNNNNNNNNNNNNNNNNNNNNNNNNNNNNNNNNNNNNNNNNNNNNNNNNNNNNNNNNNNNNNNNNNNNNNNNNNNNNNNNNNNNNNNNNNNNNNNNNNNNNNNNNNNNNNNNNNNNNNNNNNNNNNNNNNNNNNNNNNNNNNNNNNNNNNNNNNNNNNNNNNNNNNNNNNNNNNNNNNNNNNNNNNNNNNNNNNNNNNNNNNNNNNNNNNNNNNNNNNNNNNNNNNNNNNNNNNNNNNNNNNNNNNNNNNNNNNNNNNNNNNNNNNNNNNNNNNNNNNNNNNNNNNNNNNNNNNNNNNNNNNNNNNNNNNNNNNNNNNNNNNNNNNNNNNNNNNNNNNNNNNNNNNNNNNNNNNNNNNNNNNNNNNNNNNNNNNNNNNNNNNNNNNNNNNNNNNNNNNNNNNNNNNNNNNNNNNNNNNNNNNNNNNNNNNNNNNNNNNNNNNNNNNNNNNNNNNNNNNNNNNNNNNNNNNNNNNNNNNNNNNNNNNNNNNNNNNNNNNNNNNNNNNNNNNNNNNNNNNNNNNNNNNNNNNNNNNNNNNNNNNNNNNNNNNNNNNNNNNNNNNNNNNNNNNNNNNNNNNNNNNNNNNNNNNNNNNNNNNNNNNNNNNNNNNNNNNNNNNNNNNNNNNNNNNNNNNNNNNNNNNNNNNNNNNNNNNNNNNNNNNNNNNNNNNNNNNNNNNNNNNNNNNNNNNNNNNNNNNNNNNNNNNNNNNNNNNNNNNNNNNNNNNNNNNNNNNNNNNNNNNNNNNNNNNNNNNNNNNNNNNNNNNNNNNNNNNNNNNNNNNNNNNNNNNNNNNNNNNNNNNNNNNNNNNNNNNNNNNNNNNNNNNNNNNNNNNNNNNNNNNNNNNNNNNNNNNNNNNNNNNNNNNNNNNNNNNNNNNNNNNNNNNNNNNNNNNNNNNNNNNNNNNNNNNNNNNNNNNNNNNNNNNNNGTCCCCGCCCAGCGCCGCGTCCATAGCGAGGCGGGAGCCAATCAGCGAAGGGGTGGGGCGCTCTGCCGCCAATCGGGAGAGAGGGGCGGGACTTTGGGGGGGACGCAGCCACGCGGGGACTCCAGGCGGTGTCCCCGTACCGAGTGACCCCGTGCCAGgtgtcccccccccctccccggcATTCCCCATCTGCCCCCACACTGAGCGTCCCTCTGCTGTGCGTGTCCCCGTGTCAGTTGTCCCCATAGCAAGCGACCCTGTACCAAGCGTCCCCTTCCCGTGCGTCCCCGTGACAAGCATCTCCATACCACAACTGTCCACACCAAGTGTCCCCATGCAGTGTCCCTGTGTCACGCCTCCCCATGGCAGTGCCCCGTGCCCCCCTCTGTCCGTCCCTGTGGCTCAGTGTCACCCAGAGGAGATGGGGACATTGGGTTGTCCAGGAGGGCCACCCCAGGGGAGCAAGCTGGCCTGGATGGGAGCAGGCAGGGGCACGGGACACagaggggatgggatgggacatgGCACCCGTCACTGCCTTTCACTCGTGGACTTCACAGCACAAcgcagatggcagcagagcagcacgaGGAGACTCCATTTAATGCAGTCTTGTAAGGATGGGGACAGGAAGATGGGACACGGGACAGCATGAACCAGGCGAAGTGGGGCTGGAGGCCTTTGGGACAGAGAGGGTAGGATGGGGATGGGAGccactgggatggggatgggaatctctgggatggggacagccctgctctccctgcctcagtttccccggGAGAGCCAGAGGGAGGGGACACGGCACTGAACCCCTTGCCTAGTGATCCTGGGGACTCTGCTCGTCCCCTCCGTGTTGGCAGCCCTCATCCCCAGCCTGGATCACAGCGGCCACCTCCTGCCCCCTGCGCCGCGTGGGGCTGGCACAGCGCGTGTCACGGGCAGCGATGAGCTGCGGGGCCGCGTCCCGGAGCAGCGCCAGCAGAGAGCACTCACAGGCCCAGGGGTTCCCCGAGATGTCGAGGGACAGCGGGGGGCCGGGGGAGCGCgggggcagctgcagagcccGCAGTTCATTGTGCGCCAGGTCGAGGGCGCGGAGATGGAGCAGCGGGGAGAAGACGCCATCGGGCAGCGCCTGCAGCGCGTTgctctgcaggaagagcagGCTCAGAGCGGGCGTGGGCACGAAGAGGGACGGTGGCAGAGCACGGAGCTGGTTCCCCTCCAGGTCGAGCCGCTCGAGCGCCCGCAGCCCCACGAGTGCGTCGGcggggaggtgctgcaggcGATTGTGCGCCAGGTCCAGGCTGCGCAGGGAGCGCAGCGGGCGGAGGGCGGCGGGGGGCACCTCGAGCAGAGCGTTGCCCGCCAGGTTGAGCCAGTGCAGCCGGGTCAGGTGCACGAACCAGGCGGGACGCAGCGCCCGCAGGCGGTTCCCTTGCAGCACCAGGTGCCGCAGGTGGATGGAGCGATGGAAAATGCCGGCAG is a genomic window containing:
- the LRG1 gene encoding leucine-rich alpha-2-glycoprotein; translated protein: MALLGHILPPPLPLLLLLLPCSHAAPCQPQPNATRFVCTEPTLSTFPSGLPPTTVAISVEFTAVATISPDALAGLPHLQELHLSSNRLAGLPEALLRPVPTLRTLDLTDNLLPDLPAGIFHRSIHLRHLVLQGNRLRALRPAWFVHLTRLHWLNLAGNALLEVPPAALRPLRSLRSLDLAHNRLQHLPADALVGLRALERLDLEGNQLRALPPSLFVPTPALSLLFLQSNALQALPDGVFSPLLHLRALDLAHNELRALQLPPRSPGPPLSLDISGNPWACECSLLALLRDAAPQLIAARDTRCASPTRRRGQEVAAVIQAGDEGCQHGGDEQSPQDH
- the LOC110388896 gene encoding perilipin-3-like; translation: MVGVREAVSGAVGMAYGAVWGGVERTRRVLSCSVGTVAGTRLGQLLASGTGTVLEKSEELVEHYLPGMDEEPADGTEVTPREQRRRRQSCMVRVGSLSAKLRHRALRRSLGELQWARHSAQQALNRLHRIIELIEQGRRGVDGSLQGARQHLHRMWLEWSLQDDAPMEDNQVEARTMAMLRGLLGQLRAACAHLPVRGLPSGVRDTVGHVRHGVEGLHASLARARSFHDLSGMVLEQSRQRVLQAQLSIDELLEYVGQHAPLPWIVGPFAPVLVEYPEDCPIEMAKWNGCVCVGHGESTVLGDCTEESQPPWGQRQEDGLGGPAWDP